From one Lolium rigidum isolate FL_2022 chromosome 4, APGP_CSIRO_Lrig_0.1, whole genome shotgun sequence genomic stretch:
- the LOC124649807 gene encoding ALA-interacting subunit 1-like produces the protein MSVSGSESEASRRSSKKPKYSKFTQQELPACKPLLTPGIVIGAFSLIGIVFVPIGLASLSASQEIVELVDRYDEECVPASDKIGFIQDTKVNKACTRKITVPKPMKGPIHIYYQLENFYQNHRRYVKSRSDQQLRSKDYKDPKAVIKSCDPEATTGDGSLIVPCGLIAWSLFNDTYAFSVNKKEVQVNKKNIAWASDKNSKFGSDVFPINFQKGGLIGGGNLNDKLPLSEQEDLIVWMRTAALPTFRKLYGRIESDIMASDEITVVIQNNYNTYSFGGTKALVLSTASWIGGKNNFIGIAYVAVGGICLFLAMGFVVLYVIKPRTLGDPSYLSWNKEDAGYSH, from the exons ATGAGTGTTTCGGGATCGGAGAGCGAGGCCTCGCGGCGGTCGTCCAAGAAGCCCAAAT ATTCCAAATTCACGCAGCAGGAGCTTCCAGCATGCAAGCCACTGCTAACTCCCGGAATT GTCATCGGCGCCTTCTCGCTCATCGGCATCGTCTTCGTCCCGATAGGTCTCGCTTCTCTGTCAGCGTCACAGGAG ATCGTTGAACTGGTGGACAGATATGACGAGGAGTGCGTTCCTGCCAGTGACAAGATAGGGTTCATTCAGGACACCAAGGTCAACAAGGCGTGTACCAGAAAGATAACG GTGCCGAAGCCTATGAAAGGCCCCATACATATCTACTACCAGCTTGAGAACTTCTATCAGAACCATCGACG CTACGTGAAGAGCCGAAGTGACCAGCAGCTGCGTTCCAAGGATTACAAGGACCCTAAGGCCGTCATCAAGAGCTGCGACCCTGAAGCCACCACCGGTGATGGATCCCTAATTGTGCCGTGTGGCCTTATCGCGTGGAGTCTGTTCAATGACACCTACGCGTTCTCCGTTAACAAGAAGGAGGTTCAGGTGAACAAGAAGAACATCGCGTGGGCCAGCGACAAGAACAGCAAGTTTGGAAGTGATGTTTTCCCCATCAATTTCCAGAAAGGCGGGCTCATCGGTGGCGGCAACCTAAATGATAAGTTACCT CTGAGTGAGCAAGAAGATCTCATTGTGTGGATGAGGACCGCGGCGCTACCAACATTCAGGAAGCTCTACGGCAGGATCGAGTCCGATATCATGGCTAGCGACGAGATCACGGTGGTGATACAGAACAATTACAACACGTACAGCTTTGGGGGCACCAAGGCGCTGGTCCTCTCCACTGCCTCGTGGATCGGTGGCAAGAACAACTTCATCGGGATCGCGTACGTTGCTGTTGGTGGCATCTGCCTCTTCCTAGCCATGGGCTTCGTGGTCCTCTACGTCATCAAGCCAAG GACCCTTGGAGACCCCTCTTACCTGTCGTGGAACAAGGAGGACGCTGGTTACTCACATTGA